A region of Mesorhizobium sp. M3A.F.Ca.ET.080.04.2.1 DNA encodes the following proteins:
- a CDS encoding ABC transporter substrate-binding protein: MKLWKTILAATVLSFAAATSAFAARTDLVIGIPLEPPHLDPTAGAAAAIDEVLYANVFEGLTRIGPNGEVLPDLAESWTISDDGKVYTFKLHTGVKFHDGSDFSADDVKFSLDRARADNSVNAQKGLFAAIDKVDVVDPATVKVTLKNPQGSFLYNMGWGDAVMVSPKSADTNKEKPIGTGPFKFQAWAKGSSITLVKSDSYWGAPVSLDKVEFRIVPDAAAAVPALLSGDIQAFPFFDPDSVSQVKDDPRFHVVIGSTEGETILSINNKKAPFDKLEVRQAISYALDRKAIIDGASAGLGLPIGSHMSPANKYYVDLTGRYPHDVAKAKELLKEAGLENGIKATLKLPPPSYARLGGEIIASELRDVGIDLEIIPVEWAQWLDQVFTKKDYDLTIVSHTEPNDIDIYSRKDYYFNYDNPAFDKVIADLNLTSDEAKRKQLYAEAQKILADDAVVGFLYELPKVGVWDAKLQGLWENAPIQANDLTKVKWTD, from the coding sequence ATGAAACTGTGGAAGACCATTCTGGCCGCAACCGTGCTGTCATTCGCTGCCGCCACCTCGGCATTTGCCGCGCGCACCGACCTCGTCATCGGCATTCCGCTGGAGCCTCCGCATCTCGATCCGACCGCGGGTGCCGCGGCGGCGATCGACGAGGTGCTCTACGCCAATGTCTTCGAAGGGCTTACCCGTATCGGCCCGAACGGCGAGGTGCTGCCCGACCTTGCCGAAAGCTGGACGATCTCGGACGACGGCAAGGTCTACACCTTCAAGCTGCACACCGGCGTGAAGTTTCACGACGGCTCCGACTTCAGCGCCGACGACGTGAAATTCTCGCTCGACCGTGCCCGCGCGGACAACTCCGTCAACGCGCAAAAAGGCCTGTTCGCGGCAATCGACAAGGTCGACGTGGTCGATCCGGCGACCGTGAAGGTTACGCTGAAGAACCCGCAAGGCTCCTTCCTCTACAATATGGGCTGGGGCGACGCGGTGATGGTGTCGCCGAAATCTGCCGATACCAACAAGGAAAAGCCGATCGGCACCGGCCCGTTCAAGTTCCAGGCCTGGGCCAAGGGCTCGTCGATCACGCTGGTGAAGTCTGACAGCTATTGGGGCGCCCCCGTCTCGCTCGACAAGGTCGAGTTCCGCATCGTCCCGGACGCCGCCGCCGCCGTGCCGGCGCTTCTTTCCGGCGACATCCAGGCTTTCCCGTTCTTCGATCCCGACAGCGTTTCCCAGGTCAAGGACGATCCGCGCTTCCATGTGGTGATCGGTTCGACCGAGGGCGAGACGATCCTGTCGATCAACAACAAGAAAGCGCCCTTCGACAAGCTTGAGGTCAGGCAGGCGATCTCCTACGCGCTAGACCGCAAGGCCATCATCGACGGCGCTTCGGCCGGCCTTGGTCTGCCGATCGGCTCGCACATGTCGCCGGCCAACAAATACTATGTCGACCTCACCGGCCGCTATCCGCACGACGTCGCCAAAGCCAAGGAACTGCTGAAAGAGGCTGGCCTCGAGAACGGTATCAAGGCGACGCTGAAGCTGCCGCCGCCTTCCTATGCCAGGCTCGGCGGCGAAATCATTGCATCCGAACTGCGCGACGTCGGCATCGATCTGGAGATCATCCCAGTCGAATGGGCGCAGTGGCTGGATCAGGTCTTCACCAAGAAGGACTATGACCTGACCATCGTCTCCCATACCGAGCCGAACGACATCGATATCTATTCACGCAAGGACTACTACTTCAACTACGACAACCCGGCCTTCGACAAGGTCATCGCCGACCTCAATCTCACCTCGGACGAGGCGAAGCGGAAGCAGTTGTACGCCGAAGCCCAGAAGATCCTGGCCGACGACGCCGTCGTTGGCTTCCTCTACGAACTGCCCAAGGTCGGCGTCTGGGATGCCAAGCTGCAAGGCCTTTGGGAGAACGCGCCGATCCAGGCCAACGACCTCACCAAAGTGAAGTGGACGGACTGA
- a CDS encoding acetylornithine deacetylase/succinyl-diaminopimelate desuccinylase family protein, translating to MKERLYKAVEDRVDDLIALTVDLIRFPTVNPPGEAYRPCAEYLGARLRKLGFEIDFIRAMGAPGDTDRYPRVNVVARLEGRSPGPCVHFNSHIDVVEAGDGWTVDPFAGLVKDGRVYGRGACDMKGGLAASVIAVEAFMEVYPDFPGAIEISGTADEESGGFGGVAHLANLGYFSKPKVDHVIIPEPLNKDRICLGHRGVWWAEIETKGEIAHGSMPFLGDNAVRHMGAVLQGFEDELFPALDRKVTRMPVVPEAARRSTMNINSIHGGQTEDFRPGLPSPNVPDSCRLTIDRRFLLEEDLATVKGEVTGILERLKRERKKFDYEIRNLMEVLPLMTERDAPVVKAVAQGIMEVFDREPHYVISPGTYDQKHVARIGHIYDCIAYGPGILDLAHRPDEWVGIADMVESAKVMAIGLNVLLRGTTD from the coding sequence ATGAAGGAACGACTCTACAAGGCCGTCGAGGACCGCGTCGACGATCTGATCGCGCTGACCGTCGACCTGATCCGCTTCCCGACCGTGAATCCGCCAGGCGAGGCTTATCGGCCGTGCGCCGAATATCTGGGCGCGCGCCTCAGAAAGCTCGGCTTTGAAATCGATTTCATTCGCGCCATGGGAGCGCCCGGCGATACCGATCGCTACCCGCGCGTGAATGTCGTCGCCCGCTTGGAAGGCCGCTCGCCCGGCCCCTGCGTGCATTTCAATTCACACATCGATGTCGTCGAGGCCGGCGACGGCTGGACCGTCGATCCATTTGCCGGACTGGTGAAGGACGGCAGGGTGTACGGCCGCGGCGCCTGCGACATGAAGGGCGGACTCGCCGCCTCGGTCATCGCCGTAGAAGCCTTCATGGAAGTGTATCCCGACTTTCCCGGCGCCATCGAGATCTCGGGCACTGCCGATGAGGAGTCCGGCGGCTTCGGCGGCGTCGCGCATCTGGCGAACCTCGGCTATTTCTCAAAGCCGAAGGTCGACCACGTCATCATCCCCGAGCCGCTGAACAAGGACCGTATCTGCCTCGGCCATCGCGGCGTCTGGTGGGCCGAGATCGAGACCAAGGGCGAGATCGCGCATGGCTCGATGCCGTTCCTCGGCGACAATGCCGTGCGCCATATGGGCGCCGTCCTGCAGGGCTTCGAGGATGAACTGTTCCCGGCGCTCGACCGCAAGGTGACGCGCATGCCGGTCGTGCCCGAAGCAGCGCGGCGCTCGACCATGAACATCAACTCCATTCATGGCGGACAGACCGAGGACTTCCGGCCTGGGCTGCCCTCGCCCAACGTGCCCGACTCCTGCCGGCTGACCATCGACCGCCGGTTCCTGCTGGAAGAGGACCTCGCCACCGTCAAGGGCGAAGTCACCGGCATCCTCGAAAGGCTGAAGCGCGAGCGAAAAAAGTTCGATTACGAGATCCGCAACCTGATGGAGGTTCTGCCGCTGATGACCGAGCGCGACGCGCCGGTGGTCAAGGCCGTGGCGCAGGGCATCATGGAGGTCTTCGACCGAGAGCCGCACTATGTCATCTCGCCCGGCACCTATGACCAGAAGCATGTCGCTCGCATCGGCCATATCTACGACTGCATCGCCTACGGTCCCGGAATTCTCGATCTTGCCCATCGGCCCGACGAATGGGTGGGCATCGCCGATATGGTGGAATCGGCCAAGGTGATGGCGATCGGCCTCAATGTGCTGCTGCGCGGTACGACGGACTGA
- a CDS encoding TSUP family transporter gives MIELTLQTVLMLTAAAFAAGFVDSIAGGGGLITIPALLLAGFSPATALGTNKLQGMFGSGSATIHYAANGQVDLRRQAPSALLALVGGAVGALLATIVPGDFLRALLPVLLIAIALYFAIKPNMDDVDRAERLSPFLFAFTVVPAIGFYDGLFGPGTGSFLMLTFVALAGYGVLKATAHTKMLNFGSNVGGFIVFAAVGVVYWKIGLMMGVAQFIGARVGASLAIRIGAKLIKPLLVAVCLALAAKLLADPANPLRQLIGVWRSC, from the coding sequence ATGATCGAACTTACCCTGCAGACCGTGCTTATGCTCACCGCCGCTGCTTTCGCGGCGGGCTTTGTCGATTCGATTGCCGGCGGCGGCGGCCTGATCACCATTCCGGCCCTGCTTCTCGCAGGCTTCTCACCCGCCACAGCTCTCGGCACCAACAAGCTCCAGGGGATGTTCGGCTCTGGCTCGGCCACCATCCACTATGCCGCGAACGGTCAGGTAGATCTTCGCCGCCAGGCTCCTTCAGCGCTGCTGGCCCTCGTCGGCGGTGCGGTCGGCGCTCTGCTGGCGACGATCGTGCCCGGCGACTTCCTGCGCGCCCTCTTGCCTGTTCTGCTGATCGCGATTGCCCTCTACTTCGCGATCAAACCCAATATGGACGATGTCGATCGCGCCGAGCGCCTGTCTCCGTTTCTGTTCGCTTTCACTGTCGTGCCCGCCATAGGCTTCTATGACGGCCTGTTCGGCCCGGGCACCGGCTCCTTCCTCATGCTGACCTTCGTCGCACTTGCCGGATACGGCGTGCTCAAGGCGACGGCGCACACCAAGATGCTCAACTTCGGCTCCAATGTCGGTGGCTTCATCGTCTTCGCCGCTGTCGGCGTCGTCTATTGGAAGATCGGACTGATGATGGGTGTGGCGCAGTTCATCGGCGCCCGCGTCGGCGCAAGTCTCGCGATAAGAATCGGCGCGAAACTGATCAAGCCGCTGCTGGTCGCCGTCTGTCTGGCGCTGGCGGCCAAGCTGCTTGCCGACCCTGCCAACCCGTTGCGCCAGTTGATTGGTGTGTGGCGGTCCTGCTGA
- a CDS encoding ABC transporter permease produces MTMRFGLPQEALAGVPARAFGNRSFLIGFAITLLVAGIALLSFVWTPYDVTKLVIADKTQAPSLTHWFGTDHFGRDILSMIMVGARNSIAVALVAVGIGMGIGVPLGAFAAARGGIADEALMRLNDLVFAFPALLSAIMITAIFGPGAVNAIIAIGIFNIPVFARVARAGALAIWPREFILAARAAGKGMTQISIEHILPNIATLLLVQGTIQFALGILAEAGLSYVGLGAQPPMPSWGRMLFDAQTRMVTAPWMAIFPGMAIIVTVLGLNLLGDGIADILDPKSRRQR; encoded by the coding sequence ATGACCATGCGCTTTGGCCTGCCCCAGGAAGCCCTCGCCGGCGTTCCGGCAAGAGCCTTCGGCAATCGCTCGTTCCTGATCGGCTTTGCCATCACGCTGCTGGTGGCCGGCATTGCCCTCCTCTCTTTCGTCTGGACCCCCTACGATGTCACTAAGCTGGTGATCGCCGACAAGACGCAGGCGCCGTCGCTGACGCACTGGTTTGGCACCGATCATTTCGGCCGCGACATCCTGTCGATGATCATGGTCGGCGCCCGCAACTCGATCGCCGTGGCTTTGGTTGCAGTCGGCATCGGCATGGGCATCGGCGTGCCGCTGGGCGCCTTTGCCGCGGCGCGCGGCGGCATTGCCGACGAAGCGCTGATGCGGCTCAACGACCTCGTCTTCGCCTTCCCGGCGCTGCTTTCGGCGATCATGATAACCGCCATCTTCGGCCCAGGCGCCGTCAACGCCATCATCGCCATCGGCATCTTCAACATCCCGGTCTTCGCCCGCGTTGCCCGTGCCGGCGCACTCGCCATCTGGCCCCGCGAATTCATTCTTGCCGCGCGCGCCGCCGGCAAGGGCATGACGCAGATCAGCATCGAGCACATCCTGCCCAACATCGCGACACTGCTGCTCGTCCAGGGCACCATCCAGTTTGCGCTGGGCATCCTGGCCGAAGCAGGTCTGTCTTACGTTGGCTTGGGCGCGCAGCCGCCGATGCCGAGTTGGGGTCGCATGCTGTTCGACGCTCAGACGCGCATGGTGACGGCCCCCTGGATGGCGATCTTTCCCGGCATGGCGATCATCGTCACCGTGCTTGGGCTGAACCTGCTTGGCGACGGCATCGCCGACATCCTCGATCCCAAATCGCGGCGGCAGCGATGA
- a CDS encoding ABC transporter permease: MTVYLLKRLAIAALTLVLASMVVFAVMEILPGDPARLMLGFNASAEQVELLRNQMGLNAPLVLRYLHWAGGLLSLDFGRSYTYSVPVVELVRERVVVSLPLALIALAMSTVIAIPVGIFSASRQGRAGDSLAMAAAQLGVAVPNFWFALMLIYLFAVWLRLVPAGGFPGWSAGIWPALKSLLLPAVALALPQAAILARVARSALIEVLNEDFIRTARAKGLPYRAVLWRHALRNAMIPVLTILGLQFAFLLAGTIIIENVFYLPGLGRLVFQAITQRDLIVVESVVMLLVVAVIAVNLLVDFSYAVIDPRLRGRQ, from the coding sequence ATGACCGTCTACCTCCTCAAGCGCCTCGCAATCGCGGCCCTCACGCTGGTGCTGGCCTCGATGGTGGTGTTTGCGGTGATGGAGATCCTGCCCGGCGATCCCGCCCGGCTGATGCTGGGCTTCAACGCCAGTGCTGAGCAGGTCGAGTTGTTGCGCAACCAGATGGGGCTGAACGCGCCACTGGTCCTGCGCTATCTGCATTGGGCGGGCGGACTGCTCAGCCTCGATTTCGGCCGCTCCTATACCTACTCGGTTCCCGTCGTCGAACTGGTGCGCGAACGCGTCGTGGTTTCCTTGCCGCTGGCGCTGATCGCGTTGGCGATGTCGACAGTCATTGCTATTCCGGTCGGGATTTTCTCGGCCAGCCGTCAGGGCCGCGCCGGTGATTCACTCGCCATGGCCGCCGCCCAGCTCGGCGTCGCGGTACCGAACTTCTGGTTCGCCCTGATGCTGATCTACCTCTTCGCCGTATGGCTGCGGCTGGTGCCGGCCGGCGGCTTTCCAGGCTGGAGCGCCGGCATCTGGCCGGCGCTGAAGTCATTGCTCCTGCCGGCCGTTGCGCTGGCGCTGCCGCAGGCGGCGATCCTGGCCCGCGTCGCTCGTTCGGCGCTGATCGAAGTTCTCAACGAAGACTTTATCCGCACCGCCCGCGCCAAGGGCCTTCCCTATCGTGCCGTGCTCTGGCGCCATGCGCTGCGAAACGCCATGATCCCGGTGCTCACCATTCTCGGCCTGCAATTCGCCTTCCTGCTTGCCGGCACCATCATCATCGAGAACGTATTCTACCTGCCCGGTCTCGGCCGGCTGGTGTTTCAGGCCATCACCCAGCGCGATCTTATTGTTGTCGAGAGCGTCGTGATGCTGCTGGTGGTGGCGGTGATCGCCGTCAACCTGCTGGTCGACTTCTCCTATGCGGTTATCGATCCGCGATTGCGGGGCCGGCAATGA
- a CDS encoding cobyric acid synthase, whose product MARAIMLQGTGSDVGKTVLVAGLCRAAKRRGLKVRPFKPQNMSNNAAVAEIPGETRAGGGEIGRGQWLQALACGVTPTVHMNPVLLKPQSDIGSQVIVQGKVFGEARARDYQGMKARLMDAVLESWTKVTEGADLVIVEGAGSPAEINLRSRDIANMGFATRANVPVILVGDIDRGGVIASIAGTHLILPEEDRRMIAGYLINKFRGDVSLFDDGLEAIDKFTGWRCFGVVPWLKAAARLPSEDSVVLERLASGERRALKVAVPMLARIANFDDLDPLKAEPQVEVVFVPPGKKLPEDAGLVVIPGSKSTIGDLIGFRENGWDRDLFAHRKRGGHVVGICGGYQMLGRVVRDPEGIEGSITEAEGLGLLDIETVMEPEKTVRNSSARSVQFGLPLEGYEIHLGRTTGPDTARPSAVINGVEDGAVSADGKVIGSYLHGLFSADAFRAEYLKSLGVRGGGIDYRAEVEKALDEVAAELETHLDCDAIFALAR is encoded by the coding sequence ATGGCAAGGGCAATCATGCTCCAAGGCACTGGCTCGGATGTCGGCAAGACCGTGTTGGTGGCGGGGCTGTGTCGCGCCGCGAAACGACGCGGGTTGAAGGTCAGACCATTCAAGCCGCAGAACATGTCGAACAATGCCGCCGTCGCCGAGATCCCCGGCGAGACAAGAGCCGGCGGCGGCGAGATCGGCCGTGGCCAATGGCTCCAGGCGCTGGCCTGCGGAGTGACGCCGACCGTGCACATGAACCCGGTGCTGCTCAAGCCGCAGAGCGATATCGGCTCGCAGGTGATTGTGCAGGGCAAGGTGTTCGGCGAGGCCCGGGCGCGCGACTACCAGGGCATGAAAGCACGGCTGATGGACGCGGTGCTGGAGTCCTGGACGAAGGTAACTGAGGGCGCCGATCTCGTCATCGTCGAGGGCGCCGGTTCTCCCGCCGAGATCAATCTGAGGAGCCGCGATATCGCCAATATGGGCTTTGCGACCCGCGCAAATGTGCCGGTGATCCTGGTTGGCGACATCGATCGCGGCGGCGTCATCGCTTCGATCGCCGGCACGCATCTGATCCTGCCGGAGGAAGACCGGCGCATGATCGCCGGCTACCTCATCAACAAGTTCCGCGGCGACGTCTCGCTGTTCGACGACGGTCTGGAGGCGATCGACAAGTTCACAGGCTGGCGCTGTTTTGGCGTCGTTCCCTGGTTGAAGGCGGCGGCGCGCTTGCCATCCGAGGACTCGGTCGTCCTCGAGCGTCTCGCCTCCGGCGAGAGGCGGGCGCTGAAGGTGGCGGTGCCGATGCTGGCGCGCATCGCCAATTTCGACGATCTCGATCCGCTCAAGGCCGAGCCCCAGGTCGAGGTGGTGTTCGTGCCGCCGGGCAAGAAGCTGCCTGAAGATGCAGGGTTGGTGGTCATTCCCGGCTCGAAGTCGACCATCGGCGATCTGATAGGATTTCGCGAGAATGGCTGGGATCGCGACCTCTTCGCGCATCGCAAGCGCGGCGGCCATGTCGTCGGCATCTGCGGCGGCTATCAGATGCTCGGCCGCGTGGTGCGCGATCCCGAGGGTATCGAAGGCAGCATCACCGAAGCGGAAGGGCTCGGCCTGCTCGACATCGAAACGGTGATGGAGCCGGAAAAGACGGTGCGCAATTCAAGCGCCCGCTCGGTCCAGTTCGGCCTGCCGCTCGAAGGCTACGAAATCCACCTCGGCCGCACCACCGGCCCCGACACCGCGCGGCCGTCGGCCGTCATCAATGGCGTCGAGGACGGCGCGGTTTCCGCCGACGGCAAGGTGATCGGGAGTTATCTGCACGGGCTGTTTTCCGCCGATGCCTTCCGTGCCGAATATCTGAAAAGTTTGGGCGTCAGGGGCGGCGGCATCGATTACCGCGCCGAGGTCGAGAAGGCCCTGGACGAGGTTGCGGCCGAGTTGGAGACCCATCTCGATTGCGACGCGATTTTCGCACTGGCCCGTTAA
- a CDS encoding TerB family tellurite resistance protein, which yields MAMALLDQIRSIFDGDPGVRKVADDPVLSAELLMLFRMILADGSVSESEMAAFRRICKEAFGIPESSTDSVIEYLNDYGYETNGSQAIALFRDLDIERRKLLARHMAEIAKADAKLAESEVKLLRRTLDLLDISPVDVVRQDD from the coding sequence ATTGCGATGGCGCTGCTCGATCAGATACGCTCGATCTTCGACGGCGACCCTGGCGTGCGCAAGGTGGCGGACGATCCGGTGCTGTCGGCAGAACTGCTGATGCTGTTCCGCATGATCCTGGCCGACGGCTCGGTCTCGGAAAGCGAGATGGCCGCCTTCCGCCGCATCTGCAAGGAAGCTTTCGGCATTCCCGAATCCAGCACCGACAGCGTCATCGAATATCTCAACGACTATGGTTACGAGACCAATGGGTCGCAGGCGATTGCGCTGTTCCGCGACCTGGATATCGAGCGGCGCAAGCTGCTTGCCCGCCACATGGCTGAGATTGCCAAGGCCGACGCCAAGCTGGCAGAGAGCGAGGTGAAGCTCTTGCGGCGCACGCTCGATCTGCTGGATATCAGCCCGGTCGACGTGGTGAGGCAGGACGACTGA
- a CDS encoding dipeptide ABC transporter ATP-binding protein gives MSLLEIENLSLSIGGTPILKDVDLAIASGEVVGLVGESGSGKSMTALTVMRLLPHLARAGGRITFDGIDVLAATEDQMCALRGDDIGMVFQEPMTALNPVKTIGEQVAEGIRWHTKASRAEAEERARKMLDRVGLPEAKFPLSRYPHELSGGQRQRVVIAIACALKPKLLIADEPTTALDVVLQAQILDLLRDLVRENRMGLLLISHDLAVVTEMADRLTILRRGEVMEAGDTARTLSAQLHPYTRELALASMHVPARPKPHLAGSAKPLLEVKGVSRTYQGRRTSLFRPAHPVRAVDDVSLTIEPAQSVALVGRSGCGKSTLARMILALDKPTEGAIRFRGETITGRAEAALKPARRDMQVVFQDPYGSFDPRQKVERLVAEPLHLLEKQPARAERREMVAHALHEVGLGPRDMDKYPHEFSGGQRQRLSIARAIITRPKLVVADEPVSALDVSIRAQILDLFAELNQKLGIAYLFITHDLTVARAMSDEVLVMHEGKIVEHGRTADVLDNPSSEAAQSLVTAAPDLHRAIARRMQEQG, from the coding sequence ATGAGCCTGCTCGAGATCGAGAACCTGTCGCTCTCGATCGGCGGCACGCCGATCCTGAAAGACGTCGACCTCGCGATCGCGTCGGGCGAAGTGGTCGGCCTGGTCGGCGAATCCGGCTCCGGCAAGTCGATGACGGCGCTCACCGTCATGCGGCTTCTGCCGCATCTGGCGCGCGCCGGTGGGCGCATCACCTTCGACGGCATCGATGTTCTGGCCGCAACCGAGGACCAGATGTGCGCGCTGCGCGGCGACGACATCGGCATGGTCTTCCAGGAACCGATGACGGCACTCAATCCGGTCAAGACGATCGGCGAGCAGGTGGCCGAAGGCATTCGCTGGCACACCAAGGCAAGCCGCGCCGAGGCCGAGGAACGGGCGCGCAAGATGCTCGACCGCGTCGGCCTGCCCGAGGCGAAATTTCCGCTGTCGCGCTATCCCCACGAACTGTCCGGCGGCCAGCGACAGCGCGTGGTCATTGCGATCGCCTGCGCGCTGAAACCGAAGCTGCTGATCGCCGACGAGCCGACGACGGCGCTCGACGTGGTGCTGCAGGCGCAGATCCTCGACCTGCTGCGAGATCTCGTGCGCGAAAACCGCATGGGCCTTCTGCTCATCTCGCACGATCTCGCCGTGGTGACCGAGATGGCCGACCGCCTGACCATCCTGCGCCGCGGCGAAGTCATGGAAGCCGGCGATACCGCGCGCACGCTGTCGGCACAACTCCACCCCTACACGCGCGAGCTGGCATTGGCTTCCATGCATGTGCCGGCGCGCCCGAAGCCCCATCTTGCCGGCTCCGCCAAGCCGCTGCTCGAGGTCAAGGGCGTTAGCCGCACCTATCAGGGCCGGCGGACCTCCCTGTTCCGGCCGGCACACCCGGTTCGCGCTGTCGACGATGTCTCGCTCACCATTGAGCCTGCGCAGTCGGTAGCCCTGGTCGGCCGCTCCGGCTGCGGCAAGTCCACCCTCGCCCGCATGATCCTGGCGCTCGACAAGCCGACGGAAGGCGCGATCCGCTTTCGCGGCGAGACCATCACCGGCAGGGCAGAAGCCGCGCTGAAGCCGGCGCGGCGCGACATGCAGGTGGTATTTCAGGATCCCTATGGTTCCTTCGACCCGCGCCAGAAAGTCGAGAGACTGGTGGCCGAGCCTCTACACCTTCTCGAGAAGCAGCCGGCCAGGGCCGAGCGCCGGGAAATGGTCGCGCATGCGCTGCACGAAGTCGGGCTCGGCCCGCGCGACATGGACAAATACCCGCATGAGTTCTCGGGCGGCCAGCGCCAAAGGTTGTCGATCGCCCGCGCCATCATCACTCGCCCGAAACTGGTCGTCGCCGACGAGCCGGTCTCGGCGCTTGATGTCTCGATCCGCGCCCAGATTCTGGATCTCTTCGCCGAACTCAACCAGAAACTCGGCATCGCCTACCTCTTCATAACCCACGACCTGACGGTTGCCCGCGCCATGTCGGACGAGGTGCTGGTCATGCATGAGGGCAAGATCGTCGAGCACGGCAGGACCGCCGACGTGCTCGACAATCCGAGCTCGGAAGCGGCGCAATCCCTGGTAACGGCGGCGCCCGATCTCCACCGCGCGATCGCACGGCGCATGCAGGAACAGGGATGA
- a CDS encoding dimethylsulfonioproprionate lyase family protein, with protein sequence MPTVFDQLLDRFHSYLAGVDSDLVAGAVGRIDWNMASRSGEPRRLGCLRHLDRIAELAPPDIKPLAQFVADHRDELRWGQTYTAADFGQDFVDNYGWLEVFGTRGHFVNDEAAAGLLILGPDIVYPDHHHIAEEIYIPLTGGTEWRMGEGGFRVRGAGEVVHHASNVDHAMRTGKEPLMALYIWRGGPLAQKSTIVGIEGSG encoded by the coding sequence GTGCCGACAGTCTTCGATCAGTTGCTGGACCGATTCCACAGCTATCTCGCCGGAGTCGACAGCGATCTGGTCGCGGGTGCGGTGGGACGCATCGATTGGAACATGGCCTCCCGCTCGGGCGAACCGCGTCGGCTCGGCTGCCTTCGCCATCTCGACCGCATCGCGGAGCTTGCGCCGCCGGACATCAAGCCGCTGGCGCAGTTCGTGGCCGACCATCGGGACGAACTGCGCTGGGGGCAGACCTATACGGCCGCCGATTTCGGGCAGGACTTCGTCGACAATTACGGCTGGCTGGAAGTGTTCGGCACGCGCGGGCACTTCGTCAATGACGAGGCCGCGGCCGGCCTGCTGATCCTCGGGCCCGACATCGTCTACCCCGACCATCATCACATCGCCGAGGAAATCTACATCCCGCTGACCGGCGGCACCGAATGGCGGATGGGCGAGGGCGGCTTTCGCGTTCGCGGGGCCGGCGAGGTCGTCCACCACGCATCCAATGTCGATCACGCCATGCGCACGGGCAAGGAGCCATTGATGGCGCTCTATATCTGGCGCGGCGGACCGCTGGCGCAGAAGTCGACCATCGTCGGAATCGAGGGCAGCGGCTGA
- a CDS encoding isobutyryl-CoA dehydrogenase, protein MDAAVDAGTGQFELTEEQRAIQEMAEAFAADRVAPNALDWDRAKHFPADVIRETGPLGLGGIYVRDDVGGSALGCLDAVLIFEALARADPAFSSFISIHNMAASMIDRFGSDEQRQRLLPKLTSMEWLASYCLTEPGSGSDAAALKTRAVRSGSDYVLNGAKQFISGAGDSDLYVVMARTGVEGPKGISTFVVPKDAPGLSFGANEHKMGWHMQSTRQVIFEDCKVPAENLLATEGAGFGIAMAGLDGGRLNIAACSLGGAQSALDKALAYTAERKAFGATINQFQALQFRLADMETELQAARIFLYAAASKLDRKAADAGKWSAMAKRFVTDIGFDVANQALQLHGGYGYLHDYGIEKLVRDLRVHQILEGTNEIMRVIIARALIGR, encoded by the coding sequence ATGGACGCGGCAGTCGATGCGGGCACTGGCCAATTCGAACTCACCGAGGAGCAGCGCGCCATCCAGGAAATGGCTGAGGCCTTCGCGGCCGATCGCGTCGCGCCGAACGCGCTCGACTGGGACAGGGCAAAGCACTTTCCCGCCGATGTGATCCGCGAGACCGGGCCGCTTGGCCTCGGCGGCATCTATGTTCGAGACGATGTCGGCGGCTCGGCGCTCGGCTGCCTCGACGCCGTGCTGATCTTCGAGGCGCTGGCCCGCGCCGATCCGGCCTTTTCCTCCTTCATCTCCATCCACAACATGGCGGCCTCCATGATCGATCGCTTCGGCAGCGATGAGCAGCGCCAGCGCTTGCTGCCGAAGCTGACCTCGATGGAATGGCTGGCCAGTTATTGCCTGACCGAGCCCGGCTCCGGCTCGGACGCCGCCGCGCTGAAGACGCGCGCCGTGAGGAGCGGTAGCGACTATGTCCTGAACGGCGCCAAGCAGTTCATCTCCGGCGCCGGCGACAGCGATCTCTATGTCGTCATGGCGCGCACCGGCGTGGAAGGGCCGAAAGGCATTTCCACCTTCGTCGTGCCCAAGGATGCGCCAGGTCTCTCCTTCGGCGCCAACGAACACAAGATGGGCTGGCACATGCAGTCGACCCGCCAGGTCATCTTCGAGGACTGCAAGGTGCCGGCCGAGAACCTGCTTGCCACCGAAGGCGCCGGGTTCGGCATCGCCATGGCCGGGCTCGACGGCGGCCGGCTCAACATCGCCGCCTGTTCGCTCGGCGGCGCGCAATCGGCGCTCGACAAGGCGCTCGCCTACACGGCCGAGCGCAAGGCTTTTGGCGCGACGATCAACCAATTCCAGGCGCTGCAGTTCAGGCTGGCCGATATGGAGACGGAACTGCAGGCGGCGCGCATCTTTCTCTACGCCGCCGCCTCCAAGCTCGACCGCAAGGCGGCGGATGCCGGAAAATGGTCGGCCATGGCCAAACGCTTCGTCACCGATATCGGGTTCGACGTCGCCAACCAGGCGCTGCAACTGCATGGCGGCTATGGCTATCTGCACGATTACGGCATCGAGAAATTGGTGCGCGATCTGCGCGTCCACCA